Proteins co-encoded in one Arachis hypogaea cultivar Tifrunner chromosome 11, arahy.Tifrunner.gnm2.J5K5, whole genome shotgun sequence genomic window:
- the LOC112722027 gene encoding transcription termination factor MTERF8, chloroplastic: protein MRGSCLKNLFLYHLTVITRTPSTSFLIPSPSSPFPAPNYATATKTLEKQSFTVNYLVENCGFLPDSALHTSKYVLLKSPEKPDSVIALFRSFGFSDLQIHNVIRRSPQLLVSKPKETILPKLQFLISKGASKSQLARLIELNPLILKRSLEKHLIPTFDLLNNFIRSEERTVASILRAGQILTCSRTLRNINMLVDLGAREISMSWLIRQWPWLILYTSEVRLKSIIDEVIKMGVDPNKSNFVPALYAKFLPKSMWDKKVELYKSFGLTDDNIREAFVKHPFCMLKSVQKIEDCIGLFVKELGWEPAEVTNNPVLLSLDLDKRVFPRAAVMKILISNGVIKSGRHVSAYYVSEGDFFKKYVNRAKDHAPDLLKLYHEKMNLAVMDSKLMS, encoded by the coding sequence aTGCGGGGATCTTGTCTCAAAAACCTGTTCTTGTACCACCTTACTGTCATAACAAGAACCCCATCAACCTCATTTCTGATTCCTTCACCATCTTCCCCATTCCCTGCTCCCAATTACGCCACAGCCACAAAAACCCTGGAAAAACAATCCTTTACGGTGAATTACCTCGTGGAAAATTGTGGGTTCCTCCCAGATTCCGCTCTTCATACTTCGAAATACGTCCTTTTAAAGAGTCCCGAGAAACCCGACTCAGTCATCGCACTCTTCAGGAGCTTCGGTTTCTCAGATTTGCAGATTCACAATGTCATTCGGAGATCGCCCCAGCTTCTCGTCAGCAAACCCAAAGAGACCATCTTGCCCAAGCTCCAGTTCCTCATCTCCAAAGGTGCTTCAAAATCCCAACTTGCCCGCCTCATCGAGCTCAACCCTCTAATCTTGAAAAGAAGCTTAGAGAAACACCTGATCCCCACTTTCGATTTGTTGAACAATTTCATTCGTTCTGAAGAAAGGACCGTTGCTTCTATCTTACGCGCTGGCCAAATTTTAACTTGTTCTAGGACGCTTCGAAATATTAACATGTTGGTTGATTTAGGAGCCCGTGAGATAAGCATGTCATGGCTAATTCGCCAGTGGCCTTGGTTGATTCTATACACTTCTGAAGTTCGCCTTAAGAGTATAATAGATGAAGTCATTAAAATGGGGGTTGATCCCAACAAGTCTAATTTTGTTCCTGCATTATATGCTAAGTTTCTTCCAAAGTCCATGTGGGATAAGAAAGTTGAGTTGTACAAGAGTTTTGGATTAACTGATGACAACATTCGTGAGGCTTTTGTGAAGCACCCTTTCTGTATGCTGAAATCTGTGCAGAAAATTGAGGACTGCATTGGATTGTTTGTCAAAGAACTCGGTTGGGAGCCTGCTGAAGTAACCAATAATCCGGTTCTTCTCTCGCTGGATTTGGACAAAAGGGTATTTCCGAGGGCTGCTGTCATGAAGATTCTTATCTCCAATGGTGTCATTAAGAGTGGCAGGCATGTTTCTGCATATTATGTTTCTGAAGGGGATTTCTTTAAGAAGTATGTTAATCGTGCTAAGGATCATGCTCCCGACTTATTGAAGCTGTATCATGAGAAAATGAATCTTGCAGTAATGGATAGTAAATTGATGTCTTGA
- the LOC140176250 gene encoding uncharacterized protein, whose translation MAIPWFQMSQCTAPFRSWNQLKRAIEIEFGPSMFESPREILFKLQQSGSVTEYCSEFVALENHTNVEPPDALRDCFISGLKPDVRREVKAQCPPSLMRAISLARLYEDKFATNTKPSHGPSISRPPLQPQTSNTSNRTPPRQPLPPLLPTPPLRTLPNPNRNQVKRLTSAEIQNRRDKGLCYWCDENFFPGHKCPHKHLMLLQLEEDEEQAIEEPMTAIATVPELLPQLDQQVVDHHLSYNAMNGNSGPATIRIKAFINGVEIQALIDGGSSHSFIQPRIAQFLNLPVQPAPGFRVMVGNFDMMTVEGCIPTLEVTMQCIKVDIPKVYVLHVAGGDLVIGTTWLKTLKAHIVDYDSSFIRFLHDGKFVTVFGDKSHMPAPAQFHHIKRMVHTNAIAEAFTIQVHKTTATGGDSVQLPQDCFPIPTVDELLDKLFGATVFSKLDLKSGYHQILVHLADRYKTAFRTHQGHYEWLVMPFGLTNAPATFQGLMNDVFRPYLRKFVLVFFDDILVYSPSWNSHLQHLETVLQVLQRETLFAKLSKCLFGVTEIDYLGHTILGNGVHMEKDKVQAILDWQQPQNLKQLRGFLGLTGYYRRFIKGYASMAAPLTDLLKKDSFQWSDKAERALQELKAAVTSKPVLALPNFLLPFVIECDASGVGIGAVLSQGKYPIAYFSKKLVPTMQHQQSLKALLTQNLHTPEQQKWLHKLLGYDFEIQYTSGKENVVTDALSRSFFAAWSSLKLEWLQLLQNDIEQDEHWNSIKQRCLNNNMQDSNYICRNGILL comes from the exons ATGGCGATACCTTGGTTTCAAATGTCGCAATGTACCGCACCATTTCGCTCTTGGAATCAGCTGAAACGAGCGATTGAAATTGAGTTTGGGCCTTCTATGTTCGAATCTCCTCGCGAGATTTTGTTTAAGCTGCAGCAGAGTGGCTCGGTTACTGAATACTGTTCTGAATTTGTGGCTCTGGAAAATCACACCAACGTCGAGCCCCCGGATGCCCTACGGGACTGCTTCATCAGTGGGTTGAAACCTGATGTGCGACGAGAAGTTAAAGCACAGTGCCCTCCTTCATTAATGAGAGCTATCAGTTTAGCTCGCCTCTACGAGGATAAATTTGCCACCAACACTAAACCATCACATGGTCCATCAATCTCTCGTCCGCCACTCCAACCACAAACCTCAAACACTTCCAACAGAACCCCACCCAGACAACCTTTACCACCTCTATTACCTACACCGCCTCTGAGAACTCTACCAAACCCCAATCGTAACCAAGTCAAGCGACTCACTTCAGCTGAGATTCAAAATAGACGCGATAAAGGTCTGTGCTATTGGTGTGATGAAAATTTTTTTCCTGGCCACAAATGCCCACATAAGCATTTGATGTTGCTTCAGCTGGAGGAGGATGAGGAACAGGCTATAGAGGAACCTATGACTGCTATTGCTACAGTTCCAGAGTTGTTGCCACAATTGGATCAGCAGGTGGTTGATCACCATCTGTCTTACAATGCAATGAATGGCAATTCTGGCCCCGCTACTATTCGCATCAAAGCATTCATTAATGGGGTGGAAATCCAAGCTTTGATTGATGGTGGGAGTTCCCACAGTTTCATACAACCCAGAATCGCCCAATTTTTGAACTTACCAGTGCAGCCAGCACCTGGGTTTAGAGTTATGGTGGGTAATTTTGATATGATGACAGTGGAGGGGTGTATTCCTACTTTGGAGGTAACAATGCAATGTATTAAGGTGGATATTCCTAAAGTTTATGTACTACATGTTGCCGGCGGTGATTTGGTTATTGGCACGACTTGGTTAAAAACATTAAAGGCCCATATCGTCGACTATGATTCTTCATTTATCAGGTTTCTTCATGATGGAAAGTTTGTGACAGTTTTTGGGGACAAATCTCACATGCCAGCTCCGGCTCAATTCCATCATATTAAGCGAATGGTCCACACCAATGCAATTGCTGAAGCATTTACCATTCAAGTTCATAAGACAACAGCTACAGGTGGTGATTCTGTGCAACTACCCCAG GACTGCTTTCCGATACCAACTGTTGATGAACTCTTGGATAAACTGTTTGGTGCTACTGTGTTTTCTAAATTGGACTTAAAGTCTGGTTATCATCAAATCTTGGTGCATCTTGCGGATAGATACAAGACGGCATTTAGGACCCACCAAGGGCACTATGAATGGCTagtaatgccatttggattgACGAATGCGCCAGCTACATTTCAAGGCCTAATGAATGACGTTTTCCGCCCTTACTTGCGAAAGTTTGTTTTAGTGTTTTTCGATGATATTCTTGTTTATAGTCCTTCCTGGAATTCTCATCTCCAGCACCTTGAGACAGTATTGCAAGTGCTGCAAAGGGAAACTTTATTTGCCAAGTTGTCAAAATGTTTATTTGGTGTGACAGAGATTGATTACTTAGGCCACACGATCTTGGGTAATGGTGTCCATATGGAGAAGGACAAGGTGCAGGCGATCTTGGATTGGCAGCAGCCACAGAATCTGAAGCAGTTACGCGGATTCTTGGGCCTTACGGGGTATTATCGACGATTCATCAAAGGTTACGCTTCTATGGCAGCCCCCCTCActgatttattaaaaaaggaCAGTTTTCAGTGGAGTGATAAGGCTGAAAGAGCATTGCAGGAACTCAAAGCTGCTGTTACTTCTAAACCTGTCCTGGCACTACCGAATTTTTTGTTACCATTTGTAATTGAATGTGATGCTTCAGGCGTGGGGATTGGAGCAGTTCTGTCCCAAGGGAAGTATCCAATTGCTTATTTCTCTAAGAAATTGGTTCCTACGATGCAGC ATCAGCAAAGCCTTAAGGCATTATTGACCCAGAATTTACACACACCTGAACAGCAGAAATGGTTGCACAAATTACTTGGTTATGATTTTGAAATTCAGTACACATCGGGCAAAGAGAATGTTGTTACGGATGCGCTTTCTCGAAGTTTCTTTGCTGCTTGGTCGTCACTGAAATTAGAGTGGCTGCAACTCTTACAAAATGATATTGAGCAGGATGAACATTGGAATTCCATTAAGCAAAGGTGCCTTAATAACAACATGCAGGACAGCAACTACATTTGTCGAAATGGGATTCTTTTATGA